Below is a genomic region from Paludisphaera rhizosphaerae.
GAGGTCCGAGGAAAGCTCGCCGTTGTCGATCATCGACTGGAGGACGACCGGGTCGAAGCGGTCGCCCCGAGAAAGTCCTCCCGGCCCTGGGCTCTTCCTCAGCGCGACGTCCGGCGCGTGTTCGTCGTTGACGCCCCAACCGGCGTTGCGGAGGGTGGCCGTGGTCCCCATGGCCCACGTGCCGAAGGTCATCGAGTAGCGCGTTTCGCCCAGCAGAATCGTCGACGCAGGGCCGTCGACAAGGTCGCGTCGGGCGATTCGACTGTTGAGGAAGAAAACGCCGTGGTCGTCCACGTCGATCGGCTTCTCCACGTCGTTGTGGCACCCCGCGTAGTTCGCCCCGCTGGAGATCGCGCTGGACGGGCAGAGGAAGGTGTTGATCCGCATCTTGGTCGCCGTGGTGTTGCCGTCGGCGTAGACGCCCAGAGTGAAGTTGATGTTGTGATAAATGTTCTTCTGCTCCATGAACGGCAGGAGCTGCGCCGCCCAGCCGAAGCGGTAGCCGACCGGGTTGGCGTCGATCGGTCCCTGGAAGTCGACGACGCCCGGGGGATACACCCGGTGCGCTGATGCATAGTTCTCGAGAGCCACGCCCAGTTGATACAGGTTGTTGGTGCACTGGACCCGTCGCGCGACCTCGCGCGACGACTGCACGGCGGGCAGCAGCAACGCGATCAGGACGCTGATGATGCAGACCACCACCATGAGTTCCACCAGCGTGAACGCCTTGCGGGGCTCAGTACGCAGCGTCATCGATCTCCTCCCCGTCGTTCCGATTCCCCAGCCGGCGGTAAACGCTCTGCTCGATCGACGCTCGGATGAACCTCACCGACCCGTCCCCAAACGCGAAGATCGCTCCATTCCCCAGATGTCGACTCCCGAACCCGCCGACATAACCCGGGGGGATTGAGACCGTCCCCGCCTTCAGTAACGACTCCAGGGCCTCGGGCGTCTGCGCCGATGATTGCCACGCCGTCGATCGAGCCAACTCGCCAAGAGCCTCCACCTCCACACCGTTGATCGCAGCCCCCGTGTTTCGCAGCGAGGTCCGGCCGCTCGCCAGGAAGCAGGAGGCGGTCGGGGCGGCGACCTCGCCGACGAAGAACGTCTGCGAGAGGCCGTCGGCGACGTCCGCCATTCGGACCCGGCTGTTGAGGAAGAAGACGCCGTGGTCGTCCACGTCGATCGTCTTCTCCACATCGTTGTGGCAGCCGACGTAGCTCGTCAGACCGGGCAGCGGGATCGAACGCGGCGTGAGCGGCTGCCCGAGGAAGTAGGCATAGGCAGGGTCGTCCCTCGGGTAGGAGTCCGGACAGGCCAGAGCGCTGATCCTGCAATTGGCCGCCGTCATGTTAGCGGCGTGCTCCACGGTCACTTCGAAGTTCAGCGTCTGGTAGATGCCGTACTGTTCCATGAAGGGAAGGAGCGAGCCGATCCAATCGATCCGATGGCCAGCCGTCCCCTCCGTCAACGGATGCGTCGAGGCGACCGCTCCGGGGGGGAGAACCGAATGCGTCTCGTAATAGCTGTTGAGCGCCAGGTGGATCTGCTTCAGGTTGTTCATGCACTGGATCCGTCGAGCCGCCTCGTTGCCGGCGTGGAAGGCCGACAGCATCAGCGAGAGGATCACGGCGATGATCCCCAGCACGACGATCATCTCAATCAGGGTGAAACCCGACCGGCGTCTCATGGAACGCTTCTCCTGCCGAATTCGCCCGGTCAGTAAGAGTCGGCGCTGAGCATCTCGCCGTCGGCGCGATTGGCCAGGCACCGGTAGACCTCGTGCTGGATGGACGACTTGATGAACCGCACGGCGCCGTCGCCGAAGAGGAAGTTGCAACCTCCGGGATGGGCGCTGGAGAAACCGCCGACGAACTTCATCGCGGCATCTCCCGTCGCGTTCTGGGCCATGAACGTTCCTGGATCGATCGGGCCCGTCGTGGTCCAGATCTGCTGAGTGGACGCGGCGTTGGGAAACGTCCCCATGTTGCGAAGGCTCGCCCGAGTGCCCGAGGCCCAGCCCAGGTCGATGCCGTCGTTTCGCTTCTCGCCGACGAACAGGGTCTGGCTCGTGCCGTCGGGGACTTCCTCATAGCGGATCAGGCTATTGAGGAACAGGACGCCGTTGTTGTCGGCCGCGATCGGAGCCTCGACGTCGTGATGGACGCCCGCGTAGTTCGTCGCCGGAATCCCCTGAGCGTTCCGCCACTTGAGGGTGTTGTCCGACGGGCAGAGAAACGACTGAACCAGCTTGCTGCGCGTCGTTCCGTTCGTGGCGTCGTAGACGGAGACGTTCAGGTTGAAGTGATTGTAGATATTCTTCATTTCCATGTACGGCGTCAGCCTCGTCAGCCAGTTGAAGCCGTACCCCTTGGGCTGGTCGAGCACAGGTCCCTTGCCGTCGTCGACGACGCCGGGGGGAAGCGTCTCATAGGAACCCTCGTAGTTGTGCAAGGCCAGGCCCAACTGCATCAGGTTGTTGACGCAGGTGACTCGACGAGCGGCCTCGCGGGCGGCCTGCACGGCCGGCAGCAACAGAGCCACCAGCACAGCAATGATGGCGATGACGACCAGCAGCTCGATCAGCGTAAACGCCGATCGCGGTGGGCCGGGTGAATGAAAAGGTCGTTCTCTCATCGTCGAACTCCTCGATCGCTCAATAGGCTTTCACGGCAGCATGATTTCCCGGCTCGATCGCACCCGGCGCGGCGGATCCGGCGGATAGTCGGCCTGCACTTTCAGTTTCTTCCGGTTTTCGCCGGGCGATCCGACCACCTCGATCGTCACCACAGCGGCCGATTTGCCTCCGGACGAGTCCGCCCCCAAAGCCTCGGCCGGAACGTCCCAGCGCTCGCCGGTGTAGTTGGGGTCGCTCGAGAGCTTCGCCAGGGCTCGGTCGAGCCCTGCGTCCGCGAGCAACTCAGACTGGAGCGCCAGTTCGTGGGAACGAGTCCGCTGGTGATAGGCGACGCTCACGCGGACGAGCGACGCCGCGACGAGGGAGATGACGAACAGCAGGACCAGCACGACGACCGACGTCAACCCTCGTCGGCGAGACCGCCTCGATCGGGCGTTCACGGCCTGCCTCCTTCCGCCTTCCGGGCCGAAGCCGCCGTCTTGCCGACGAGCGCCTCAACCTCGACCGGACGGATCGGATCGACCCGATCCTGCCGCGGTTGGACGTCGACCGAGAGCACGGCGAACCGGCGGCCGTTGATCTCGCGAAGGGCGAGCCTCGCCCCTGCTGAGCCGGGTATCCGGTAGGCTTCGTGAGCCGTATCCTTGCCTTCAACGACGACGGCTCGCGTCAATTCGCCGTGATCGTCCACGCGGTACTCGACTCGTCCGAGCCGCAGCACGCGGCCGTCGAGGGCAGCCTCGCGGGACTGATGAACGTCGTTGCGGAACCGACCCGAGAGGCGGGCGATGGTCTCCGTCCGCTCGAACGCGGAGCGGCCGTCCGTCTCCAGTCGCATCGTCAGCCCCAGGAGCATGACCGAGATCCCCAGCATCGCGGCGACGGCCGCCATCGTGACCATCAACTCGACGAGCGAAACGCCGCGTCGCGAGCCGGCCGATCTGTAGAACGTGAGAGTGCTCACGCCCCCTCCTTCCGCCGATGAATCCAGGTCGTCAGCCGAACCGGCGTCGACCAATCGCCGGCGGCGTTGCGCCAGCGGAGTTGCACGGAGATCCGCTTGGAATCGACGCCGCCCGCCGCGTCGGCGGCGACGACCTCCGCTTTCAGGTCGGCGGACGGAAGCCCCTGCGCCTCGGTGGACAACTTCAGACCGTCGACCGGCCCCGACTTGAGTTCCTCGAACCGCCTGGCGGCGAGACGCTCAACCTGGTTCGAGACCTCGTTCGCGGCGATCATGCGACGGTCCCAGTTGCGTCGGGCGTTTGCGACCGAGCTGATCGCCTGAACGACGATCGTCATGGCGAGCATCAGCATGAATGCCGACATCGCCGTTTCCAGCAGCAGCGACCCACGCCGGGTCGACCGCCTCCTCGAAGCAGTCATCCCGAGAGCCTCGCGATCAGTGTGACCAGGGGAGTGAAAAAACCGACGGCCAGGAACAACACGAGCGCCGCGATCGCCACGATTACGATGGGCCAGAACGCCTGGGAGAGCATCGCAATCTTGAGTCTCTGACGCCGATCGATGGCGTCAGCCAGGTCGTTCATGGCCCAGGGGAGATTGCCGACCGCCGAGGAGGTCGCCAGCACCTCGTGATCGGTCGTATTGATGAGCTTCTCCCGCCTCAACGCTTCGCGCCAGTCCATGCCGTGAAGGGCGTTCTGCTCAGCCCGAGCCAACCTTCGACGAACCCAGCTGACCGGGTATCGCGCAGCCAGGGTATGAAGGCCCTTCTCGATCGGCTGACCAGACTCGGCGCACATCGAGAGCGATCGCAGGATCGTCGCGGAGTGGCGTCGGGGGAAAAGACGGCCGAGGATCGGCATTTCGAACATCGTGCCGGACGTGAGCGCGATCGGGATCATCAGGAGCAGCGTCAGGGTCAACAACGGAAGCCAGATCGGCACGAGAAATCGGACGGCCCAGTGCGAGGCCGTGATGATCGCCCGGGTCGTCGCCGGCAGTCCCACGCCGAAATCGTTGAATATCGCCTCGAACTTCGGAACGATGAAATACAACAGGAAGCTCGTGATGGTTTGGGCCATCATCAAGACGACCAGCAAGTAGCTGGCCTGCGACGCCAGGGTCTGGCCGAGCGTCGATCGCGACGCGTGCACCGCGGCCGCGCGACGGAGCGCCGGGGCGAGTCGTCCCGCTTCCTCGCCGACCTCGACCAGGATGTTGGCGTCGGGCGATGACAGGCCGCGGATCGACCGAAGGGCGTGCGACAGAGGAGCGCCCTGGCTCAGCATCACGGCCAACTTCAGTACTCGGCGACGGAAACGCCCGCGGTACTGGTTTGCGAACGCCTCCACGGTGGTCGCCAGCGGCATCTTGTGTTCGGCGGCGATCGCCAGCATCCAGAGCAACGAGTAACGCTGGCCGGAGGCCCCCCGGATGGTCGTGAAGATCCAACCGATGAATATCGCGAACAGCAGCATGATGAGCAACACGCCCAGCCAGCCGCCGATCACCAGGAAGGCCCAGAACAGGACCGCCGCGAAGAAGACCGCGACGATCATGTGCCAGAGCTTCCAGGGCTCGTATTCGGCCAGGCTCGACTGAAGCTCCTCGGGCTTCGGAAGCTTCAAATTCGAGCCCCCCATGTCGTACTCGGCGCTCATCTCAGCGTCTCCGCAGCTCAGCGACCAGCGCGGTGAGCGTCCCCAGCACCGTCAGCCCGATCGAAACGGCGGAGGCAGCCAGCAGGCCGATGACGATCTCCGCGTGGGACGCCCCCGATCGCGAGAGGGCTCGCACCGCGAGAATCAGGACGGCCGGCGCAGCGAGGTAACAAAGGCCCTGGCCGATCCGCGCCGGCAGCAGGTCATCCGAGAGTTGCAGCGATGCGATGCGGGACAAGGCTTTCATCGTTTCGACCTCCGGTTCGGCGACACGGGCGGCTCAGCCCGAAAGCTTGGATATCAGGGTCAGCAGCGGTAGGAACAAACCCACGACGACGATGAACACGCCCCAGAAAACGAAGACCATCGCCATGAAGCCGACGACGGCCCCCCCCCAACCGGCCTCGGCCCTGGCTCGCGCCTGGAACGTTTCGCCGGCCATGTGAAGGACCTCGGCGATCGACTCGTGGCTCTCAGCCCACTTCAGGAGTCGGGGAAGTCCTTCCGGCATGACTCGTCGGACGGTCTTCAGGCCGTAGCCCACGTCCAGAAGGTCGCCCAACGGCGGCGCCTCCGGGGCTCCGTTCGGCTTCCCGAGATGGTCGAACGGGCCTTTACTCGGTGCGGAGGTCGGCAAACCCGTCATCGCGTAGGAGAGCGTCGCGCCCTCCTCGACGCTCCTCGCCATGGCGCGACAGGCGATGGCCATGTCATGGTCGTCCACGCCGTCGCCGGTCAATCGCAGGGCCTCCGGCAGCGGCAGATGCGCTTCCAGCAGGATGGCAAGCAGGTGACAGAACTCTGCCCACGAGGTGAGCCTCCAGAGAGGTCCCACAACGGGAAGCCGAGAGAACAGGCTGTTGCGGCGGCTCCGCGACATCGTCAGCCCCAGCAGGCTCCACAGGGCCAGGACCGCAATCCCCGCCGCGACCAGGATTGGCCAGGCGAACCGAACGGCGTGCGAGGACTGGAGCAGGAATTGCGTCAGCATCGGGAGAGGAACGCCGAAGTCCATGAAGATCTGCTCGAACTTGCCGACGATCATAAAGTCGACCAGGACGAACAGGACTCCGGCCATGAAGATGGCGAACAGCGGATAGGCCAGGCCGATCCAGAAGGTCCGCTTGAGCTCCGAGCCGACGCCCGAGACCGCGGCGAAACGGCCCAGCACGTCACCCAGATTTCCGGTTCGGAGTCCAGCCTTGATCAACCCCCGAAGGTGAGGAGGGACCTTGGCCGCCTCGGCCTCCACCGCCTGTTCCAGAGGCATGCCGCGCTCGATGGCGTCGGCCAGCTCACGGAGCGCCGCGCGGTAGGCGCGGCTGTCGGTCTCCTCGGCTAGTGCTCGCAGTCCGGGCCCCAGCGGCAGGCCCGAATCGGCCGCGCCGGCGACGTGCTGGGAGAGTCTCACCGCCTCCTCGGCGGTCAACCTCCCTCCGCTTGATCTGTCTTCTCCCGGCTCGTTCATGGCGGACGCGGCCTCGGCTACCGGACTGGCGAAGTTGACGATAGGCCGAGTCCTCAGGGACCGGCCAGTTCCTTCAGGAGACCCGTGAGGGGTAGAAAGAGCGTGAGGGCGTAGATCAGGGCGGCCGTCGCTCCGACGAAGACGACGATTAGCGATGGCAAAAGCGTTCGAAGCTTCGCCGCCCTGAGTGCGGCCCGCGAGCGATACATCGGCGCCAGGTTGCGAAGCGCCTGGACGACGGAACCCTCGGTTCTCCCATGAGCAAGCACCCAGCGGAGCATCGGCGAGAACGAGCTGGCCGAGCCTTCCACCACCGCCTGATCGGCGGGCCGGCCCGAACGCATCGCCTCGGCGATCTTGTGGGAATCGCCGATCAGCCCGGCCTCCCCCGTGGCCTCCGCGGCCAGCGTGACGGCGTCGGGATAGCCGATGCGATTCTCCAGCAGCAGGGCCAGAAGCTCGGCGAACGCCGCCGACCGATAGTCTCGGACCAGCGAGCGCATCCAGGGAAAGAGGCCCAGGAAGTTCCACGACCTGGCGTCAAACCATGACGCCTTCCCCGAGCGAACCCAGGCGAACGCAATCAGGACCAGCAGGACAGGCCAGATCGGCCACCAGGCCCAGGCCGTGCGCCCGACTCCATCAAGGATCTCAAGAGTACGCGTCGCCGGAAGGCCGAGATGGGCGAACGCGGAGACGAATCGGGGAACCAGGACGACGGCCACCCCAAGAAACAGGAAGTAGGCCAGCGTCGCGACCAGCAGCGGATACCAGAGCGCCAAACCCACCGCGTCGCGCGCCTCGGCATAGCCGCGGAGGTATTTCGACAAGCCCTCCAGAGCCGAGGCCACGTTCCCTGTCCTCGACCCGGCCTCGACCACGGCGCGGTAGAGCGGCGGGATCGTCCCCTTCTCCGCGTCCAGCGCCTCGACGAGCGTCTGGCCCCGTTCCATCCGCGCCGAGAGCTTCGAGGCGACCTGGCCAAGCCGGCCGGGGAGATCCTTGCCCGATCGACCCAGCCCGAACTCGAGCGGTGACCCAGCCCGCACCAGAGCCGCAATCTCCGCGTTGAGAGCGATCAACTCCTCGACGGTAATCGGCCGACCGCCCGCCTCGTCTGATCCGCCGCCGACCATCGGAATCCGCCTCCGCGCCTACGACAATTGTGACAGATTCAGGTCTATCACAATTGTCCCAGGAGGTCAAGCGGCGCGACTCGAAATTCGGACTTTTGTCCGAGGGCAAAGTGTCCCCTCAGTCGGGGATGGGCAGGTCGCCGCCCATGCCCAGGACGCGGCGGACCTCGGCCGGCGAGGTGCTCCCCTGCTCCACGGCCTCGCGAGCGCGGACCCAGCGCGTGGTCATCCCGGCGGCGACGGCCAATTCTTCCATGCGACGGACGTCGGCCCGTTCGAGCACGGCGCGACCCAGATCGTCGTCGAGCGGCGGCAGCATTTCGGCCAGGACGAGTCGCCCGCTGTAGCCGGTCCCCTTGCAGGCCGCGCAGCCGACCGGAGCACGAGCGGAGCGGACAGGGAGGCCGAGGAATTCGGCCCGGTCGCCGATCGGCTTCGAGCACTCGGCGCAGAGTCGGCGGGCCAGCCGAAGAGCGACGACCGCGCGGAGGCCGCTGCGGATGGCGTAGGGTTCAATCCCCATGTCCAGCAGTCGACCGACGACCTCGCAGGCGCTGCCGGCGTGAAACGTCGTCAGGGTGAGGTGGCCCGTGAGTGCGGCTTGAAGGGTGGTCTCAGCGGTCGCGCGGTCGCGAATCTCACCGACGGCCAGAACCTCCGGATCCTGCCTGAGCAGGGCTCTAAGTCCGACATCGAGGGTGAGACCGGCCGCCGCGTCGACCTGCGATTGGGAGACGCCGTCGATCGCCGATTCGATGGGGTCCTCAAGGGTCGCCAGGCTCCGCCGTCCTTCCGAGCGGCGGGCGATCTCTCGAAGGCAGGCGTAGATCGTGGTCGTCTTGCCACTCCCCGCCGGCCCGGCCAGAACGATCGCGCCGGAGGTTTCGTCGAGGAGACGCGACAGGTTGTCGCGAATCTCGTCGGGCAGCCCCAGATCTGCGAGGCCGAGGAAACGACCCGGACCGGCGAAGATCCGGACAACGGCCTTCTCGCCATGCAGGGTCGGGAAGGTCGAGAGCCGCATCTCCACTCGACCCGGCAGGCGACGAATCCGCCCCTCCTGAGGGACGTCCGTCCGGTAGGTCAGCAACTCTGCGAGCACCTTCAGCCGTGCGACGACGTTCGGCGCTCCTTGACGCGGAAGCGTCGCGACGGCTTGCAGAACGCCATCGACACGCCAACGGACATCCAGCCCATTTTCGATGGGTTGGACGTGGACGTCGCTCGCTCCCGCCGCAACGGCCGCGGCGAGGAGCGCGTCGACGACCTCTGGAGCGTACTGGGGATTCCCTGGGTTCAACGCCTTCAGGCGGTCGGCGACCGACGTCTCGTCCATGTCAACTCACCCTTGGCCGCCCTCGCAGCAGGTTTCGCAGATGGTCCGGCAGCGCGAGCAGATCAGCTTCTGCTTCTGCTCGACGAGCCGCCCGCCGCACGCTGGGCAGGCGGGACGGCAGGCGTCGACGTCGGGAGTCTGACCGGAGGGAGCAGGCTTCTCGGGCTTCGGGTCGGGCATGAGACGCTCCGTCACTTGCCGAGGACCGGACGAGCCTTCGCCGGCGAGCCCTCGACGTCCTCGAGAACGCATCGGAAGCCGTCAGGACGGCGCCCCGGCTCGAACGCCACGTAGAAAGCGTGGACGCCCGCGCCCAGGTCGACGGTAAAGGCGTCCGCGTTCTTGGGATCGGGTTCGATGCGACGGCCTTCGACCCAGACCGCCAGATCGCGACCCGAGTCGAACTTCAAGCGCACCGCGCCGGGAGTCGTCACCTCAACTTCGGAGCGAAGCAACGAGATCGGCGGAGCCCCGCCGACGCGAGGGACGGCGGGGAGTTCGCGAGGCAGCACGCGACCGGCGACCGTGGTGTAATACCGCTTCCAGGGCATCGACTCCTGGCCGTGGATCACCGCCTCGACGCTGGTCCGAATCATCGCCGTGGCCGACTCCTTGGTCGACATCAGGGACTGCCAGCGACGCAGAACGCGCTCCTTGCTGACGGCGTAGTCGCCGATCTTGCCCAGTTCCGAGAGGAACCGGACCATGTCGACCAGCTCGCCGCGCGTCAGAGGTTCGACGAGGCCCGCCGGCATGATCGAGCCGGCGACCTTCTGTTCCTCGATCGAAGCGAGCGGAATGGAGACCTCGTTGTCTTCCGAGTCGCGGAGGACGAGGTCCTTGTCCGTCTGCCGAACGCGAATACCGGTCAGGATTCGACCGTCCTCGGTGGCCACAGCCGTCGAGTGGAAGTTCTCCTTCACAGCCTTGTTCGGCTCCAGGACGGAGTCGAGCAGGTAATCCGCCGGGGCGCTCGCGCCGATGCTCTCCAGGCTGGGGCCGACCTGCCCACCAGCACCGGCGACAGCGTGGCACTTCAGGCAGGTCATCTCGTCGCGACGGAAGACGGCCTCGCCCCGGGCCGGATCGCCCTTGGCCAATTCAGCAAGGATCGCCGTCTTCTCGGCCGCGGAGTAGGTTCGGTTGGTCTCGCCGAGTGAGCCGGCCTTCGCGAGGGCGTCGACCAGTTCCTGCGCCGGACGACCGCTGGCGCGGATGTCGCGGACGGCGAGCTTGGCGAGGTCCGGATCGACTTTCACGGCGGCCAGCGCTTTCGCGAGGGCAGCCGGTCCGTCTCGACGTGCGACGAAGGCCGCCAGGACGGACTGTGCTTCGTTGAAGCGAGCCGCGTTCAGCTCGGCCAGCCAATGAGCGGTCCGCTCAGCGACAGCCGCCGGCCCGTTCGCGGCAAGGGCGGCGAGGGCCAGCGACTGGCCGACTGGATCGCCAGAAGCCGCCGCAAGTTTGTCGACGGCTGCCGACGCCTCGGGATCGCCGAATGCGAGCAGACCTCGGATCGCCTCCAACCGCACCGGTGCGGGAACGTCGATCGCCGTCGCGGCTTCGGCAATTCGAGGCTTGAGCGCGGCGACCTTCCAAGCACCGGCCGCGGCCACGGCCGCCGCCCGCAAGGAAGCGTCGGAGTCGTCAAGGAGCCCACCGATTCGCGCGAGGTCTCCCGAGGGGATCACCTTGCGATCGCGGGCGGCCCGGACAAGCGTCTCCAGAAGCGCTGCGCGACGCGGGGTCGGCATCCCTTCTTTCTTCTCGACCACATCGAGCATCGTCCCGAGTTCGTTCGGCCCGCCGAGAGTCGCGATCAGGTTGAGCGCCGCGGCATCCTGTTCGTGAGGGATTCGGCCTTCGTTGTAGAGCTTGAGCAAGGGCTGCAAGACGGCCGCGGAGCCGAGGGCCTGGAGTGCGAACGTGAGATTCTTCGCGTCGCCGAGTGCGTCGAGCTTCCCGGCCTCGACGGCGGGGAGCCAGGACGGGGCCAGGTCGCGGGCGGCCAGCCAGAGGGCGTAGTCGAGGAAAGCGTCCATCGGCTTGCCCAACGCACGGAAGGCCGTCGCAGCGGCCTTGCCGCTCGGCATGGCGGCCAGGGAACGCACCGCCTCCAGCCGCACGCGCGGGTTGTCGTCGAGGACGAGCGTGTCGAGCCACGAATCCGAGCCCGGAATCCTCCCCTGCCAGAGCGGGACGATCCGCGCCCCGGCCGCTCGCACGCGGAAATCCTTCGAGGCCAGCGCCTGCTTGAGGAGGTCCGGGTTGGGTACGTCGAGACCCTGGTACATCCAGAGCCCCTCAAGTCGGTTGCGCTCGAACTCGGGATCTTTGGGATCGAGGGCGGCGACCCAGGTCTTGAGCGCCGGGATCACCTCGTCCGCACCGCGTTCCTTGAGAACGCGCTTGGCCTGACGCCGCGTGTACTGCTCCGGAGCCTTGAGGGCTTCGAGAAGCGCTGGAACCTCGGCGCCGACCAGCTTGGGGCGTTCGACGAGCGGGCGATTCTTGGCCGTCACACGCCAGATGCGGCCGCGAGTGTGGTCGCGGCGCGGGTCGCGGAAGTCGACCTCGCCGTGCTGGATGATCGGGTTGTACCAGTCCGCGATGTAGATCGCCCCGTCGGGCCCCATCAGGACGTCGATCGGGCGGAAGGAAACGTGCTTCGTCTTGATGAGTTCGGACTGCTCGCGCGACGAATACCCCGCGCCGTCGTCGCTGACGACGAACCGACAGACGCGGTTGCCCCGGAAGTCGTTCGTCAGCAGGCTGCCGCGCCAGGACTTGGGGAGATGCCGGCCGTCGGCGACCTCCAGGCCGCAATACTTCGGGCTACCCGGATTGAGCCCCTTGAGCAGCCTGACGGCATCGACGGCCGTCACGTAATAGGCTCCCGGAAGGCAGTAGTTAATCCCCTCGCCCCCGGCCCCGTCGGTCGCGAACGACTGACCCCAGGCGTCGGTCTGATGTCCCCAGGGATTGACGAGGCCACGGATGAAGACGTCCAGCCCCATCGTCTCGGGACGGAACCGCCAGATCCCGCCGCCATTGAGGCGACGGACGCCGTTTGGGGTCTCGATGTGGCTGTGGATGTAGATCGACTGATTGAAATACATCATCCCGTCGTGACCCCACCGCAGCGTATGAAGCAGGTGGTGGGTGTCCTCCGTGCCGAAGCCCGAGAGGACGACGCGGGTGGAGTCGGCCTTGCCGTCGCCGTCAGTGTCTTTCAGGTGGAGCAATTCCGTGCTGTTGGCGACATACACGCCACCGTCGCCGGGCTCGACGCCCGTGGGGATCAGCAAACCGTCGGCGAAGACGGTCGTCTTCTCGGCCTTGCCGTCGCCGTCCTTGTCTTCCAGGATCAGGATCTTGTCATTGGCCTGCTGGCCGGGGGCGATCTGAGGATAGACCTCGGAGCTGGCGATCCAGAGGCGGCCCTGGGGGTCGAAGTTCATCTGGATCGGCTTGGCGATCAGGGGGTCGGCGGCGAAGAGGTTTACCTCGAAGCCATCGGCCATGATGAACGACTGACGCTCGACCTCAGGGTCGGGATCGGGCAGAGGCCCAACGGCGTTCTGGGCGCGGGCGGTTGCGGCGAGGGAAAGAACGAACAGCGCCGCGGCGAGGCGTCGGCGACGGGAGGTCTGATTCATCGGGACGCCTCGCTCTCTCGGACCAGCTCGAAGGTGTGTTGGACGGGCTTGCGGAGCGCGGCGATCTCCTTCTCCTTGGCGTCGACCAGGGGGTCGAACTGCGGGATCTCGACGGCGTTGCGGCCCTGCTCGTGCTTTCGGAAGCCGAATAGGTAAGTGATGTTCTGGGGTCGCCAGCGGTAGAAGAAGAGCCGGTTCTTGGCGACGATCGCGGCCCGGAGCTTTTCAACTTGCTCGGCCTCGGGACCTGTCGGCAGTGCCTGGCCCTTCGACCACTCCTGCGCGGTTTTCGTCACGACGTTTCGGCCGTCGACTTTGAGCGTGTACCGGCCGGGCTTGAGCTTCTCCACGCGGATCGAACGTGCACCGTCGGGGCTCTTCCCCGTCGCGGGGGAGGCCGGCAGCGGCAGCCGTGAGTCCGTGGCCGTGAACTGAACGCCCTGTTCGGTCGTCTTGAGATCCTTGCTCGGCAAATACGCCCCGGGCTTAACCC
It encodes:
- a CDS encoding GspE/PulE family protein, with product MDETSVADRLKALNPGNPQYAPEVVDALLAAAVAAGASDVHVQPIENGLDVRWRVDGVLQAVATLPRQGAPNVVARLKVLAELLTYRTDVPQEGRIRRLPGRVEMRLSTFPTLHGEKAVVRIFAGPGRFLGLADLGLPDEIRDNLSRLLDETSGAIVLAGPAGSGKTTTIYACLREIARRSEGRRSLATLEDPIESAIDGVSQSQVDAAAGLTLDVGLRALLRQDPEVLAVGEIRDRATAETTLQAALTGHLTLTTFHAGSACEVVGRLLDMGIEPYAIRSGLRAVVALRLARRLCAECSKPIGDRAEFLGLPVRSARAPVGCAACKGTGYSGRLVLAEMLPPLDDDLGRAVLERADVRRMEELAVAAGMTTRWVRAREAVEQGSTSPAEVRRVLGMGGDLPIPD
- a CDS encoding PVC-type heme-binding CxxCH protein, which codes for MNQTSRRRRLAAALFVLSLAATARAQNAVGPLPDPDPEVERQSFIMADGFEVNLFAADPLIAKPIQMNFDPQGRLWIASSEVYPQIAPGQQANDKILILEDKDGDGKAEKTTVFADGLLIPTGVEPGDGGVYVANSTELLHLKDTDGDGKADSTRVVLSGFGTEDTHHLLHTLRWGHDGMMYFNQSIYIHSHIETPNGVRRLNGGGIWRFRPETMGLDVFIRGLVNPWGHQTDAWGQSFATDGAGGEGINYCLPGAYYVTAVDAVRLLKGLNPGSPKYCGLEVADGRHLPKSWRGSLLTNDFRGNRVCRFVVSDDGAGYSSREQSELIKTKHVSFRPIDVLMGPDGAIYIADWYNPIIQHGEVDFRDPRRDHTRGRIWRVTAKNRPLVERPKLVGAEVPALLEALKAPEQYTRRQAKRVLKERGADEVIPALKTWVAALDPKDPEFERNRLEGLWMYQGLDVPNPDLLKQALASKDFRVRAAGARIVPLWQGRIPGSDSWLDTLVLDDNPRVRLEAVRSLAAMPSGKAAATAFRALGKPMDAFLDYALWLAARDLAPSWLPAVEAGKLDALGDAKNLTFALQALGSAAVLQPLLKLYNEGRIPHEQDAAALNLIATLGGPNELGTMLDVVEKKEGMPTPRRAALLETLVRAARDRKVIPSGDLARIGGLLDDSDASLRAAAVAAAGAWKVAALKPRIAEAATAIDVPAPVRLEAIRGLLAFGDPEASAAVDKLAAASGDPVGQSLALAALAANGPAAVAERTAHWLAELNAARFNEAQSVLAAFVARRDGPAALAKALAAVKVDPDLAKLAVRDIRASGRPAQELVDALAKAGSLGETNRTYSAAEKTAILAELAKGDPARGEAVFRRDEMTCLKCHAVAGAGGQVGPSLESIGASAPADYLLDSVLEPNKAVKENFHSTAVATEDGRILTGIRVRQTDKDLVLRDSEDNEVSIPLASIEEQKVAGSIMPAGLVEPLTRGELVDMVRFLSELGKIGDYAVSKERVLRRWQSLMSTKESATAMIRTSVEAVIHGQESMPWKRYYTTVAGRVLPRELPAVPRVGGAPPISLLRSEVEVTTPGAVRLKFDSGRDLAVWVEGRRIEPDPKNADAFTVDLGAGVHAFYVAFEPGRRPDGFRCVLEDVEGSPAKARPVLGK